In Ciconia boyciana chromosome 3, ASM3463844v1, whole genome shotgun sequence, a genomic segment contains:
- the YPEL5 gene encoding protein yippee-like 5: MGRIFLDHIGGTRLFSCANCDTILTNRSELISTRFTGATGRAFLFNKVVNLQYSEVQDRVMLTGRHMVRDVSCKNCNSKLGWIYEFATEDSQRYKEGRVILERALVRESEGFEEHVPSDNS; the protein is encoded by the exons atgggaagaatttTTCTGGATCATATTGGTGGCACTCGCCTGTTCTCCTGTGCAAACTGCGACACGATTCTGACCAATCGTTCTGAGCTCATCTCCACGCGTTTTACAGGGGCCACGGGAAGAgcctttctttttaacaag GTGGTAAATCTGCAATACAGTGAAGTTCAGGATCGGGTCATGCTCACTGGCCGCCACATGGTTCGAGACGTGAGCTGCAAGAACTGCAACAGCAAGCTGGGTTGGATCTATGAATTTGCCACTGAAGACAGCCAGCGCTACAAGGAAGGCCGTGTTATCCTGGAAAGAGCGTTGGTCCGAGAGAGTGAAGGATTTGAGGAGCACGTTCCATCCGACAATTCCTGA